In the Methanobrevibacter sp. V74 genome, one interval contains:
- a CDS encoding transposase, which yields MVETTINEVDLAIEHLENLKQRLNITKLITIYDRGYSSIELMAKTIDLNSKFLIRLPKNVFRHLIKQMKTNDEIIKINLTNNRLSHFDDENLKEKARKMGRLEIRIALVDIGKNEPEILATNLTSEEFSTEDLKELYGKRWAVETGFDRLKNLIEIEDFSGIRRTIIEQDFHAHIFVYNLAMTIKNHAENNITRIPRNKDEKIIYQSNFAKITGNIYLFLFDLIFETQTKREQIIDFIVKEASKELIQYKENQYNNKERKTPDVYNKHPGNKKKHTNQIISPKISEFSHLV from the coding sequence ATTGTTGAAACAACAATAAATGAAGTAGATTTAGCAATTGAACATTTAGAGAACTTAAAACAAAGATTAAACATTACAAAATTAATTACCATTTACGATCGAGGATATTCATCAATCGAACTCATGGCAAAAACCATTGATTTAAACTCTAAATTTTTAATAAGACTACCAAAAAATGTATTTAGACATTTAATCAAACAAATGAAGACTAATGATGAAATTATAAAAATAAATTTAACAAATAATAGATTAAGTCATTTTGATGATGAAAATTTAAAAGAAAAAGCAAGAAAGATGGGGCGATTAGAAATTCGCATAGCATTAGTAGATATTGGTAAGAACGAACCTGAAATACTTGCAACAAATTTAACATCTGAAGAATTCTCAACAGAAGATTTAAAAGAATTATATGGTAAAAGATGGGCAGTTGAAACTGGATTTGACAGATTAAAAAATTTAATCGAAATCGAAGATTTCAGCGGAATTCGAAGAACAATAATCGAACAAGATTTTCACGCCCACATATTCGTTTATAACCTAGCAATGACAATTAAAAATCATGCAGAAAACAATATAACAAGAATACCCAGAAATAAAGATGAAAAAATAATTTATCAGTCGAATTTCGCAAAAATAACGGGAAACATCTATTTATTCTTATTTGACCTAATATTTGAAACGCAAACGAAAAGAGAGCAAATAATCGATTTTATAGTAAAAGAAGCATCTAAAGAACTAATACAATATAAAGAAAATCAATACAATAATAAAGAACGAAAAACCCCGGATGTTTATAATAAACATCCAGGAAACAAGAAAAAACACACTAATCAAATAATTTCACCAAAAATTAGTGAGTTTTCACATCTTGTTTAA